AGCCCCAAAGCACGTATCGGTTTAGTGGGGCCAAATGGGGCTTTAAAAAACTACGCTGTTGCGCATCATTATCGGGCATGAAACTAGCGATGAAGGTGATTTTATAAAGCAAAAATGCTTACAAATCGGCTACTTACCTCAGAGTGGGTTGCGTACAAATGATACTTTGGTGCTAACCTATGTAATGCATGCCTGCCCTGATTTAATTCAACTTGCTAAGGAGCTTGAGGCATCAACTGCACGTTTAGCAGAGGCGAAAAGTGATGTTATTGCTTTAGCAGAAGATCATGTAGAAATTTTAGAGAACTATCAGAAAAATGAGGCCTATGCCCTTGAAGGTAGGGCGCGTGAAATTCTTAGTGGTCTTGGGATTAATGAAAATTTGCTGCAAAAACCGCTAAGTGAGTTATCAGGTGGTTTAAGTATGCGGGTTGAGTTAGCCCGGTTATTGTTAGCAAAACCGCAACTATTGCTATTAGATGAGCCAACCAACCACCTTGATATGGCTAGTTTAAATTGGCTTGAAAATTTTTTAGTTGATTATTCTGGTGCTTGGTTAGTTGTTAGTCACGATCGTTATTTTTTAAATCGTATGGTTACTAGCATTGCTGAGCTCAACGAAAACGGTATTCTCAGTTTTACTGGAAATTACGATGATTATTTAGATGCTCGTGATGCTTTAGCTAATCGTCTTGCTACAGAGCAGGCAAGTATGGCTAAGCGCATGGGGCAGTTGCAGACATTTATCGATCGCTTTGGTGCAAAAGCCACCAAAGCTCGGCAAGCGCAAAGTAGGGCTAAGCAAGCTGCAAAATTGGCTCAAAGTATGGCTGCTAGCAAACAAAGTATGCCAAATGTGCAAAAGTCGAAACGCAGCATGAATATGGCGTTGCCGCAACCACCACGATCTGGCGAAACAGTCGTTTGGCTAAAAAAGGACTTTTATGCTACGCTACCTTAGTTCTGCGAGCCAGCGCTTTGTTTAAATCATAAGTTGCTTGCAGATTCATCCATAGTTTAGGTGTTGTTCCCAGGACTTCAGCTAAGTCTAAAGCGGATTCAACAGTAATTCCTCGTTTGCCATTAATTAATTCATTAAGTCGTGCACGAGTCCATCCAAGTTTTTTGGCAAATTCGATTTGCGTTAGGCCCATTGGCTGTAAAAATTCTTCGAGTAATATTTCACCAGGATGAAATGGGTTAGTTGGTTCACGCATGTCAGCTCCTTTCTAATGATAGTCAATAACGGCAACATTGTAAGCATCGCCATCTTGCCAACGAAAAACAAGCCGCCACTGATCATGGAGTTGTATTGAGTAAAAACCTTTAAATTTACCTTTAAGTAATTCAAGTCGATTACCTGGTGGTATGCGTAGGTCATTGATAGAGGCAGCATCATGCAAGAACAAAAGTTTTCGTCTAGCAGTTTTGTAGAGATCTTTGGGGAAATGCTTAACCTCTTTTGAAATTTTGTCATCATATAAATCCTCAGCGAGCTTATTGCCGAAGTTTTTTATCATCATAGTATGATATTATCATACTATGATAATTTTTTCAATAACAAATATTCATTATGTTTTTAATGTTAGAAATAGATTAGTATTACTTTAAATAATGCATACCTTAGCTCCAATTTTGGCAATACTTGATGCTGGTGTACACGAGGGTGTAGCGCCAGCAATGAACGTGGCAATTTTAGTTCATGGAAAACTTATACATCAAAGTTGGCATGGCCAGGCAGCTCTATTTCCAGCACCGCGAAAACTTAGCAAACATGATTTATTCGATGTAGCTTCATTAACTAAAGTATTATGCACTACGACGTTAGCAGCTTTACTTGTAGATAATGGGGCACTAAAACTAGAAAGTTGCGTGACTTCTTATTTTGCACAAGCTACGCATTTACAAAATGTTACTGTTCGTCATTTGTTATCTCATACCAGTGGTCTGGCTGCTTATAAGCCCTATTACGAGTTGGTGCTAGCTCAACCTATTGATGGTTATGAAAAAATACATAAAGCAGTTCTAAGTGAAAATTTAGAAGCGACTCCCGGAGAACGTGTTTTATATAGTGATATAGGTTTCATAATTTTAGGTTTTATCATAGAAAAAATTACGGGTGAAAGTTTGGACGTAAGTTTTGCAAAGCTGATCGCACAACCGTTACAACTTAAGAGAACCTTTTTTATTCGGGAAGGTTCAATAAATTATACAAAATATAGTTATGTTGCCACCGAACAGTGTGAACATCGCAAAGAAGTAAATTGTGGATCAGTGAATGATGATAATGCCTGGGCATTAGATGGGGTAGCAGGTCACGCTGGATTATTCTCTGATGCTTACGATGTGGTTCAAATAGGGCAAAGCTGGCTTAATGCTTTGCAGGGAAAATCAAGTATACTAAAACGAAATACTGCTAGCTTATTTGCTAAACGTGATAACTTACCAGGTAGTACTAGAGCATTAGGATGGGATACACCAAGTCTTACAAAAAGTTCAATTGGTAATTATCTTGGCCGCGGTTTACGTGGTGCTATTGGACATCTTGGCTTTACTGGAACTTCATTATGGATCGATATTGATAATGAAATAATTTGCGTTTTGCTTACTAATCGGGTGCATCCTTTTTGTGATAATCAAATGATTAAAGAATTTAGAATAAAATTTCATGATGCAATAGCAGAAGTACTCAACGTGTAAAAAAAGGGCAGCAAAACTTTATGGGCAATTAGTGAATTTAGCTAACAGTACAGATTTCTGTTAAACTAAACAGGCTTAATTATTACATACAAAACAAAAGTAGAGCCCAACAAAATGATTTTTGAACTACTTGATTTAAGCAATTATTCGTTGGGTTTTTTATCTTTGCAAACGTTATTTACCTCAATAATTGTTTCAATTTTGGGTATTATTGCACTTATTCATGAGCGTTTTTCGCGTATTGGTATGGTATTTTTTGGTATAACTCAAAGTATAGCTTTATGGTTGTTTGCGTATAGCTGGATCTATAGTTCACCGAATATTCAATTTGCTTCAGCCTGGGCAAAAGTTGGACATTTTGGTATAGTAATGATTTCTCCAGCATGCTACCATTTTGCCACACTAGTTAATAATAAAGTAAAAAGGCGATTTCGAGATGTCCCGGTGGTATGGCTTGTTTCATTCGTGCCTTTAATATTTTTATTTTTTACCGATATTTTTGAGAGATCGATACAAAGCACGCAATGGGGCTACTACCCGTTTTATGAGGCGGAAGTATATATATTTTTAGTATATTTTTTAGGCATCAATTTTTTAGCTACGCGTCGTTTATGGCAAAGTTATCGTAATGCTATTGAAGAGGGTGTTAATTTAACACGAATAAAAATTTTATTAGTTGCTTTCTGTATTGGTTATCTAGCAAGTTTTGATTTTGCACTGGCCTTTGGTTTTTCTCTTTATCCTTTTGGTTATATAGCAATAATGATATTTATTCTTTTATGTACTTTTGTAGTTTTACGATATCGCTTTGTCGATATAACCCCAGCGTTTGCGGCTTTACCTATTTTACGAACCATGCGTGAAGCTCTGCTAGTGCTGGATAGAGATTTAATAGTTAGAGTGGTTAATCCAGCGGCATGTAATCTTTTTGGTATAAAAAAGTCGGCGTTATTAGGTAGGCGGGTTGACCATACTATAATTAATAGTCCACCATTTAATGAGAATTTAAACGCTTTGATTCGTTATAGTTCGTTGCATCATTATGAAATCGAATATTGTCATACACCAGGAGATCAGCGAATACTGAGTGTTTCGAATACGATAATGAATGACTCATCGGGGAAACCACAAGCAGTTGTTTGTGTTGCAAGAGATATTACCGAGTATAAACGTTCAGAAGAGCGCATACGGTTTTTAGCATATTATGATAGTTTAACGGGTCTACCGAATCGTACTTTTTGTTCTGAATTATTAAGTCGTTCATTAGAAAGAGCAAAACGTTATAGTCATACGATGGCCCTTTTGTTTGTTGATCTCGATAATTTTAAGCGAATCAATGATACATTGGGGCATGAAATCGGGGATCAATTATTAAAAGTAGTAGCGCAAAATATTGGCGCTTGTATCCGTGGATCAGATCATTTTGCCAGAGCTGGCAAACGTAGATATGAGAACATAGTATCACGACTTGGTGGTGATGAATTTATTATTTTGCTAAGTGAAATAAGGCAACCTAGCGACAGTCACATAGTAGCGCAGCGAATACTAGATATATTTACTAAATCAATTAACATAGCTGGTAATGAATTATTTATCACTGCAAGTATTGGAATCGCTTTATTTCCAATAGACAGTATTGATGTTGACAGTCTATTGCGTAATGCTGATGCGGCAATGTATCACGCTAAGACTCGAGGAAAGAATAATTATCAATTTTATAATGAAACGATGAATGCCTCAGCACATGAGCGTCTTAAACTTGAACATCAGTTGCATAAAGCAATCGAAAGAAATGAATTTTCAGTAAGTTATCAGCCTGTGGCAACAGTTAATGATGTTAGCTTTGTTGGTTGCGAAGCTCTTATACGTTGGAATCATCCAGAACATGGTGAGCTATTACCTGATGAATTTATTCAGCTTGCTGAGGAATGCGGGTTAATATTACCAATTGGTGAATGGATGATTACAGCTGTTTGTATGCAACAGCGAATATGGCGTAATGCTGGTTTGAAACCGGTACGTGTGGCAGTAAACTTATCTAGTCGTCAACTTGAGCACCCTGACATGGTAGAAATAATTACTGATCTTCTTAGCAAATATGATTTAGATGTTGAGTGGCTTGAATTTGAAATTACTGAAAGTGCAGTGATGTATAATTCAAGCAAAGCCCTAGAAACACTTGAAAGGCTTAACAAAATGAAAATAAAGTTAAACTTAGATGACTTTGGAACAGGCTATTCGTCTCTTGCCTATGTTAGACGAATTCCATTTAATGTAATAAAAATTGATCGTTCTTTAATAAATAATATGTTAGTAGATCACGAAGATGCGACTATTACTGCAGCTATAATAGCAATGGCTCATAGTCTTAAACTAAAAATTATCGCTGAGGGTGTAACTAATGAACAAGAACTTATCGAACTGCGCAAATTGGGATGTGATGAATTTCAGGGATTTATGTATAGTAAGCCATTAAAAATAGCTGAATTTACTACGTTTTTAAAAGAGCGACAGATCTGTTAGATTTAAAAATATTAAACCAATAAATTTATAGCCAATATGGCGAAGGCGGTTCAAGTCCGACTACTGAAATTGCTGTGCAAGAATACATTGAAAGTTTATCAAAATAAATTTTATTTTTGTAAGTAGTTTGTAAGTTAGTGTTATGGTAGAAGAGAGTATGCATAAGCAGCTCTTTAACTCGACTAATATTGCTGGTATCGATTTTCGTAATCGAATTATTCGTTTTATTTCTTTAAGCCGTCCACTAATTCGCGAACCTGGTTTAATGGCAAATTTGCTAAATGCTAAGCAGACAGCATCACAATGTAATTCATGCTCATATTGCGCCTTTGCCTATGAAATAGAACCGTTGCGTTGCAGCTATGGTAAGCTTCATAATAACAGAGTAATTACAGAGTATTTAGGGACACTCCCTATTGTTTTTCTTTATAAGTTTTTGGGTCAAGTGAAATTTCGGTACTGAAACTAGCCTCTATTAAATCAATCCGGTTACTGTCAGCGCGCATGACATATTGCTGTGCATTTTCAGTTTTGCCAAAAACCATTGCATCTACAATAGTACCATTTTTAGCTTTAAGATTAATGCGTAAAGCTGGTCGCGCTAGGTCATATTTTTTAATATCGGTTTGAGTGGCTTTATCTGTAACTACTTTGGTAGCTTTTAAACTCCACAAACGATAAAGCAAATCAGTTAGCGTCGCATCTTGTACTTTGGCTTTTTCAGGTAGAATCATATTCCAATCATCAATGCCGTTCTTATCGCTACGTAAAAAGGTAAGCGTTTTATCAGCACTAATTAATTCAAGAGTCTGTACTTGAGAACGAGTGAAATTGAGCACTCGTAAATCACGTAATGTACTTGCTTCAACTAATAATTTTTCAAATACGGTAGTACCATTAATTTCTAAGATTGGATTATCCCCGCTAATCATCGCATAATACTTAGTGTCGTCTTTATTTTTAACTTCTGAAAATAGCAATTGCTTGGGGAAACCGTGATTTAGTGAAAGCGTCACTGCAAGTTTTGGCTTATCAAGACCGGTTAGCTTTAATTTTTCTGGCGTTGCTTGTTCAGCAATGAATGTTGTTGCAGTCACATTAGCCAACTCAGTTAAGATGCCAGATATTGTTTCATTATCAGCAATTGCGTTAAGTGGCTGCAGCATTCGCCAGTTATTAGTATCAACTTGCTCACAAATATATTTAGTTTTATCGAGTTCAGTTACCGTTATTTTTTTAATATCGTTTTTATTAAAAGTTAGCAGTTTTTTATTACGTAATTTGAAAAGGTCTTGGTCAAGTTGATATTCAAGTGTACTTGCCACCATAAATATTTTTTCACTGCCGGTACGTTCAACGTATAGTGAGTCATCAAACGAATTTTTAATACCAACTAAAAGAGTTTCTTGCTTCCCTTGCGTATCGCTAAGCTTTACGCGAAATCGCGGTGAATTAAGACCAAAAATGTTGCGGTCACCCACAACACCTTTGTTGTTGGTTAAACTATTTTTTTTATTTTTATTTTCCAGAGATAATAGTTCATTAATAATGGAAGTAATGGTTTTATTATCAGCCTTGGTTTTAAGTGGTGTAATTAAAGACCAGTAGTTATTGCCATCCGCAGTTTTTTCGTGAACTAAATTAAAATTACCATTATGGTTAGTTAGTGAAATTTCTTTAATAGAGTTAGAATCTTTAAAGGAAAAAACTTTAGCCGCAGCATTTAATGCTTGTTCTTGTTGTTCGCTATTACTGGTTTGCCAAAAGGCAATCACGATTGCACCGCCACCGAGTATTAAAGTTACAAGTAGCCCCAAAAGCCTTTTTTGCATGAGGGTCATGGCTATTTTGCCTCTTTTCAATTAACTAGCGTTTACGACGGGTTAACACGATACCTAAACCAAAGGCGACTACCAAAACAGGGAAAATATCAAGAGAGAAAAATTTTATTTGCGCCATTTGCTCGCCAGTAAGAAATAGTTGGCTGGCTGCTCGGGATTTTGGTCTGATAGCGATACGGCTTTGTTCTTGGGCCAACCAATGAATCATGTTAATCGCTAAATCACGATTACCTTGAACATTTAAATATTTGTTATTGATCCATTCACTATCACCAACAACTATGAGATGACTTTCATCGCTACGCTTTTTAGCGGTCTCACTGTCACTGATGGTTTTTGTTGCTGTGATAAACACCGATAATGGGGCTTGAAAATCTTTGTCGTCAAATTCAGCCGCGCCACCAACCAATTTTGTTTCACCCCAAGCTGATTCACCAGCCTCTAGTAAAGCGTTAGCTTGTAAACCTTCAATGCCATCACCACTGACCGCCAATGAACGTGTAGTCATAAATACTGCTGGGGCGGTTAAATCTTTAACAATGATATGAGTTTCTTGTGATTGAGTTGGTTGAATTAAAGGAGCGGCGGCGCCAAAGCCAAGCAATCGATTGACCGGATTGGGATCAACAACGATGTCATTATGCGCTTCAATATGCCATTGTTTTAAAAGGCCCAAAAGTCCCGCATCAGTATCAGGTTCTAATAAAACAACCATACGCCCACCCTGATTGAGATACGCTTCAAGAGCCGCAATTTCTGGTGGCAATAAAGGTGATCGCGTAGCTGCTACTACAAGTACAGGGACATTTTCTGGGATGGTAAGTATATCTTGGTTTTCTTCATTAGTAGTTTGAGCTTGTTTTAAATCTTTAGCTTTAAGTTTATCGCCTTTTGCCGCTTCGCGAGCTCGTAGCAGTGAAATTTTTTCGACTCCATAACCTTCAGCTTTTAGAGCATCAGCATAACCTTTATAGCCTTCTTGCGCATCGGCAGTATCAATATCAGGTTCGCCATGACCGGTTAAAAAATAAATGGTCTTGGCTGTTTGCTCAGCAACTTTAATAATAGCGTTGGTTAATTCTTCTTCACTAGTGTCTTTGGCACGAGCCTCTTGTGAGCCATCCGTAATGACAATCCGCGGACCGCGCTCAGTAATTTGATACTGCTGAATTAAATCAGGACGACTTTGTGGATCAATCATTTCAAAAGTAAGCTTGTCGCTGGCATTTTGATATCGGCGCAGGGTGTCTTGGGTGCTTAAAAAGTTTGGTTCATTACTATTTATAAAAGCATAAATCGTAACTGTAGATTTCAAGCGCTCTAATACACCAGTAGTTTGTGGTGAAAGGGTATATAAACCTTCTTCGGTAAAATCGAATTGTTTTGGATTTTTAAATGCAACGTAGTTGATAACCCCAACAACTAATAAAGCAACAATTATAGCGGCGCTACTCATTAGTAATAAAGGCGTTGAGCGTGATCCAAAAAAACGTCGCCAAAAACGAGGATTAACTGCAAGATAAATTATCAGTGAGGCAACCCCAAGACCTATTTTACCCCATAGCAATACCCCACTCTCACCAGTTAAAAACCAAGTTATGGGGGCACTAGCAAGCAGCACAATACCAAAAGCGCCGGTGAAACGTGCTACTGACAAAAAGCCAGAGGTTTGCTGGGTAGTCTGGGTAGTATTGTTAGTTTTTTTTTCTGTCGTTGTTTGTGACGAAGTGCTCATTTAAGTTACTCCGATATTCACTAAATGCCTTCTTAATAACTAGCTAACGATTAAGATGTTTAACGCCAACGTTGTGCTTCGACGACGCGATAAGTAAGAAACAACCCAACAAAAGCGAGCGAAGCATAATAGACAATGCCGGTTACTTTTACGACGCCTTTAATAAAATCTTCAAGATGATTAGTTATTGAGATGTATTCAAAGAAACCTTGCCAAAAGCCTTCTTTGCCACGTGAGGCATAGCCAATTACAAAAAACATTAACAATAATGAAAACGAAGTAATAGCAGCTACAATTTGTGAAGAAGTTAAGGCGCTCGCTAGTAAGCCAATGGCAATAAAGCTTGCCCCTAAGCAGAACATACCAACGTAACCTATAATTACGGTTTTGAAGTCAAGAGGGCTTTGCCCAGCAGCAGCCCCACCATATACATGTAATAATAGTGGAAAAATGAAAGTAAGTGCGAGCATTATAGTCATTATAGTTATGGCTGCGAGATATTTTCCTAAGACTATTTCAGCCGGTCTGACTGGTACGGTCATTAGTAGTTCAAGAGTATTACTTTTACGTTCTTCAGCAAATAAACGCATGGTTAGTAAAGGCAATAAAAATAAAAAGAACACTGAGATGTTACGTAAGATATTACCCATTACGACATCAGTGAGGTTAAGTTGCTGCTGCATCCATGGCTGTTGTGCAGCTTGCATATAGATTTGCTGATATTGTTCAACTAGCGTAGTGAAAAAGAACGCGGTCATCAGCAAAAAGAAGCCGAACAAAGCGTAGCTAACCCAAGTAGTCAGATAAACGCGGATATCTTTACCGGCTATAGTTAAAATATTACGCATATGAGCTCTATGCCTCCGTAAGTTGCAGAAACACCTGCTCTAATGATGCTGCTTCACTGTCATGACGATGTTTGGCGACCAGATCATCGAGTTTGTCATCAGCTACAATGGTACCGTGATTAATAATGATGACACGGTCACAGGTGGCAGCTACTTCTTGCAAAATATGGGTTGAAAGTAACACCGTATGATTACCCGCTAAGCTTTTTACTAAAGAGCGTACTTCACCAATTTGCCGCGGGTCTAAACCAACAGTCGGTTCATCAAGAATCAGCACCTCGGGGTCGCCAAGTAATGCTTGGGCTAAGCCAACCCGCTGACGAAAACCTTTTGACAAAGGAGCAATTAAGGTATGTCGCTCATCGCCAAGCTTGGTTATTTCAACAACGCGCTCAATTTCGCTTTGTAACTTTTTACTGCGCAAACCCTTTAGTTTACCAACAAAGCGTAAATACTCATTAACGGTTAAATCCAGATAAACCGGCGGTTGCTCAGGTAGGTAACCAATGCGACGACGTACTTGCATCGGCTCATCTAGTACATTAAAATCCGCAACTTTGGCTATGCCAGATGTTGCTGGCATAAAACCGGTGAGGATTTTCATAGTTGTGGTTTTACCTGCGCCATTAGGCCCTAAAAAGCCAACTATTTCACCTTTGTTTACTTTGAAAGTAAGCGAATCAACCGCAGTGAGGCTGCGATAGCTTTTGCATAGGCCAACAGTCTCAATCATAACTCCTCCAAATGTACCCCTATAAAAGCGCTAAGCTTTTAATGCGATGACAACCCACGATGTCAAGCGTGTATTTTTAAAAATAGCTAATTTGTTGGGTGAAAATTGTTAAAGGTTTTTAAGCCTTTTTAATCAGACTGGTTTTGGTGGTAATTTATATAATCTTCGTGGTTTGATTTATTAAATTTTTCAGAATATCTATGGTTAATGTACATTACTAGGTTCCGATGCATAAACTTTGTTATGAATATAGGCATTTTTTCTGCTAAATAAAGATTAAATTAAAATTTATTTACT
The window above is part of the Deltaproteobacteria bacterium genome. Proteins encoded here:
- a CDS encoding ABC-F family ATP-binding cassette domain-containing protein, coding for MRIIIGHETSDEGDFIKQKCLQIGYLPQSGLRTNDTLVLTYVMHACPDLIQLAKELEASTARLAEAKSDVIALAEDHVEILENYQKNEAYALEGRAREILSGLGINENLLQKPLSELSGGLSMRVELARLLLAKPQLLLLDEPTNHLDMASLNWLENFLVDYSGAWLVVSHDRYFLNRMVTSIAELNENGILSFTGNYDDYLDARDALANRLATEQASMAKRMGQLQTFIDRFGAKATKARQAQSRAKQAAKLAQSMAASKQSMPNVQKSKRSMNMALPQPPRSGETVVWLKKDFYATLP
- a CDS encoding HigA family addiction module antidote protein gives rise to the protein MREPTNPFHPGEILLEEFLQPMGLTQIEFAKKLGWTRARLNELINGKRGITVESALDLAEVLGTTPKLWMNLQATYDLNKALARRTKVA
- a CDS encoding type II toxin-antitoxin system RelE/ParE family toxin, with product MIKNFGNKLAEDLYDDKISKEVKHFPKDLYKTARRKLLFLHDAASINDLRIPPGNRLELLKGKFKGFYSIQLHDQWRLVFRWQDGDAYNVAVIDYH
- a CDS encoding beta-lactamase family protein — encoded protein: MMHTLAPILAILDAGVHEGVAPAMNVAILVHGKLIHQSWHGQAALFPAPRKLSKHDLFDVASLTKVLCTTTLAALLVDNGALKLESCVTSYFAQATHLQNVTVRHLLSHTSGLAAYKPYYELVLAQPIDGYEKIHKAVLSENLEATPGERVLYSDIGFIILGFIIEKITGESLDVSFAKLIAQPLQLKRTFFIREGSINYTKYSYVATEQCEHRKEVNCGSVNDDNAWALDGVAGHAGLFSDAYDVVQIGQSWLNALQGKSSILKRNTASLFAKRDNLPGSTRALGWDTPSLTKSSIGNYLGRGLRGAIGHLGFTGTSLWIDIDNEIICVLLTNRVHPFCDNQMIKEFRIKFHDAIAEVLNV
- a CDS encoding EAL domain-containing protein, which produces MIFELLDLSNYSLGFLSLQTLFTSIIVSILGIIALIHERFSRIGMVFFGITQSIALWLFAYSWIYSSPNIQFASAWAKVGHFGIVMISPACYHFATLVNNKVKRRFRDVPVVWLVSFVPLIFLFFTDIFERSIQSTQWGYYPFYEAEVYIFLVYFLGINFLATRRLWQSYRNAIEEGVNLTRIKILLVAFCIGYLASFDFALAFGFSLYPFGYIAIMIFILLCTFVVLRYRFVDITPAFAALPILRTMREALLVLDRDLIVRVVNPAACNLFGIKKSALLGRRVDHTIINSPPFNENLNALIRYSSLHHYEIEYCHTPGDQRILSVSNTIMNDSSGKPQAVVCVARDITEYKRSEERIRFLAYYDSLTGLPNRTFCSELLSRSLERAKRYSHTMALLFVDLDNFKRINDTLGHEIGDQLLKVVAQNIGACIRGSDHFARAGKRRYENIVSRLGGDEFIILLSEIRQPSDSHIVAQRILDIFTKSINIAGNELFITASIGIALFPIDSIDVDSLLRNADAAMYHAKTRGKNNYQFYNETMNASAHERLKLEHQLHKAIERNEFSVSYQPVATVNDVSFVGCEALIRWNHPEHGELLPDEFIQLAEECGLILPIGEWMITAVCMQQRIWRNAGLKPVRVAVNLSSRQLEHPDMVEIITDLLSKYDLDVEWLEFEITESAVMYNSSKALETLERLNKMKIKLNLDDFGTGYSSLAYVRRIPFNVIKIDRSLINNMLVDHEDATITAAIIAMAHSLKLKIIAEGVTNEQELIELRKLGCDEFQGFMYSKPLKIAEFTTFLKERQIC
- a CDS encoding DUF4340 domain-containing protein, producing MTLMQKRLLGLLVTLILGGGAIVIAFWQTSNSEQQEQALNAAAKVFSFKDSNSIKEISLTNHNGNFNLVHEKTADGNNYWSLITPLKTKADNKTITSIINELLSLENKNKKNSLTNNKGVVGDRNIFGLNSPRFRVKLSDTQGKQETLLVGIKNSFDDSLYVERTGSEKIFMVASTLEYQLDQDLFKLRNKKLLTFNKNDIKKITVTELDKTKYICEQVDTNNWRMLQPLNAIADNETISGILTELANVTATTFIAEQATPEKLKLTGLDKPKLAVTLSLNHGFPKQLLFSEVKNKDDTKYYAMISGDNPILEINGTTVFEKLLVEASTLRDLRVLNFTRSQVQTLELISADKTLTFLRSDKNGIDDWNMILPEKAKVQDATLTDLLYRLWSLKATKVVTDKATQTDIKKYDLARPALRINLKAKNGTIVDAMVFGKTENAQQYVMRADSNRIDLIEASFSTEISLDPKTYKEKQ
- a CDS encoding GldG family protein, with protein sequence MSTSSQTTTEKKTNNTTQTTQQTSGFLSVARFTGAFGIVLLASAPITWFLTGESGVLLWGKIGLGVASLIIYLAVNPRFWRRFFGSRSTPLLLMSSAAIIVALLVVGVINYVAFKNPKQFDFTEEGLYTLSPQTTGVLERLKSTVTIYAFINSNEPNFLSTQDTLRRYQNASDKLTFEMIDPQSRPDLIQQYQITERGPRIVITDGSQEARAKDTSEEELTNAIIKVAEQTAKTIYFLTGHGEPDIDTADAQEGYKGYADALKAEGYGVEKISLLRAREAAKGDKLKAKDLKQAQTTNEENQDILTIPENVPVLVVAATRSPLLPPEIAALEAYLNQGGRMVVLLEPDTDAGLLGLLKQWHIEAHNDIVVDPNPVNRLLGFGAAAPLIQPTQSQETHIIVKDLTAPAVFMTTRSLAVSGDGIEGLQANALLEAGESAWGETKLVGGAAEFDDKDFQAPLSVFITATKTISDSETAKKRSDESHLIVVGDSEWINNKYLNVQGNRDLAINMIHWLAQEQSRIAIRPKSRAASQLFLTGEQMAQIKFFSLDIFPVLVVAFGLGIVLTRRKR
- a CDS encoding ABC transporter permease subunit, with product MRNILTIAGKDIRVYLTTWVSYALFGFFLLMTAFFFTTLVEQYQQIYMQAAQQPWMQQQLNLTDVVMGNILRNISVFFLFLLPLLTMRLFAEERKSNTLELLMTVPVRPAEIVLGKYLAAITIMTIMLALTFIFPLLLHVYGGAAAGQSPLDFKTVIIGYVGMFCLGASFIAIGLLASALTSSQIVAAITSFSLLLMFFVIGYASRGKEGFWQGFFEYISITNHLEDFIKGVVKVTGIVYYASLAFVGLFLTYRVVEAQRWR
- a CDS encoding ATP-binding cassette domain-containing protein codes for the protein MIETVGLCKSYRSLTAVDSLTFKVNKGEIVGFLGPNGAGKTTTMKILTGFMPATSGIAKVADFNVLDEPMQVRRRIGYLPEQPPVYLDLTVNEYLRFVGKLKGLRSKKLQSEIERVVEITKLGDERHTLIAPLSKGFRQRVGLAQALLGDPEVLILDEPTVGLDPRQIGEVRSLVKSLAGNHTVLLSTHILQEVAATCDRVIIINHGTIVADDKLDDLVAKHRHDSEAASLEQVFLQLTEA